A region from the Aegilops tauschii subsp. strangulata cultivar AL8/78 chromosome 5, Aet v6.0, whole genome shotgun sequence genome encodes:
- the LOC109747174 gene encoding F-box protein DOR-like, producing the protein MRGPAPPPESAEMVREILLKLPTTDVARCRCVCRLWRGVVAEPTFSSLHAEAETNGNHVSAATEALLVTETREHGRPEEASFSIVSSSTPKPMPHCITIPGGYSLSNVCNGLLCFAFDSAEAPAFICSPVTGETATVPTPVGRRLPEGTVYHHYALGFSPSTKEHKLFRFSFPPSNSPLGNKIDQSVCTLGGGGGGGWRRRSFYSQSNLMRTLPPVLVDGSLYLVQARGRLVQARHERALAGAVSRG; encoded by the coding sequence ATGAGGGGACCTGCTCCGCCGCCGGAATCAGCAGAGATGGTCCGGGAGATCCTGCTCAAGCTGCCGACCACGGACGTGGCCCGGTGCCGCTGCGTCTGCAGGCTATGGCGCGGCGTCGTCGCCGAGCCCACTTTCAGCAGCCTCCACGCCGAGGCCGAGACAAATGGCAACCACGTCTCCGCCGCGACGGAGGCCCTGCTCGTCACGGAGACCCGGGAGCACGGCAGGCCCGAAGAGGCCAGCTTCTCCATCGTCTCCTCGTCGACGCCCAAGCCCATGCCGCACTGCATCACAATCCCCGGCGGCTACAGCCTCTCCAACGTCTGCAACGGCCTCCTCTGCTTCGCGTTCGACAGCGCCGAGGCGCCGGCGTTCATCTGCAGCCCCGTCACCGGCGAGACGGCAACGGTTCCCACGCCCGTGGGGAGGAGGCTCCCGGAAGGCACTGTGTACCATCACTACGCCTTGGGGTTCAGCCCTTCCACCAAGGAGCACAAGTTGTTCCGGTTCTCCTTCCCGCCATCCAATTCCCCCCTCGGGAACAAGATCGACCAGAGCGTGTGCACCttaggcggcggcggtggcggcgggtggCGTCGTCGATCTTTCTACTCCCAATCCAACCTGATGCGCACCTTGCCGCCGGTGCTTGTTGATGGGAGTCTGTACCTGGTTCAAGCACGGGGACGCCTTGTTCAAGCACGGCACGAGAGGGCGCTCGCCGGAGCGGTCTCCAGAGGCTGA
- the LOC109747178 gene encoding uncharacterized protein → MGVQADRRPPGGLDGLYGVQLAGRSPYSDDEAIKTSIMDSSAMEQQGGVGMTRSLKIKQLWRQRPPCLKPIHCSLSCDKNVAETVANVVTSLPFIFLGLQTPRKTLNTTLYANSLIGVGVASSLYHTSRGEIRKYMRWADYTMIATTTLCLTRALRDEHPRLLMAASTLLLPFQPLMVTALHTGMMEVSFAKRASTEPELKTAHNLHRMSSLLGGALFIADDVFPQTPYIHAAWHLAAALGVCTCNKLLE, encoded by the exons ATGGGAGTTCAAGCAGATCGAAGACCTCCTGGGGGTCTGGATGGCCTCTATGGGGTACAACTTGCGGGCCGGTCACCGtacagtgatgatgaagctatCAAAACAAGCATTATGGATTCGTCAGCTATGGAGCAGCAGGGGGGTGTCGGCATGACTCGAAGTTTGAAGATCAA GCAACTCTGGCGACAGAGACCCCCATGCCTGAAGCCTATTCACTGTAGTCTCTCAT GTGATAAAAATGTAGCTGAAACTGTTGCTAATGTCGTCACATCACTTCCTTTCATCTTTCTTGGACTGCAGACACCAAG AAAGACCTTGAATACTACACTTTATGCTAACTCACTAATTGGAGTTGGAGTTGCATCTAGCTTGTATCATACTTCACGAGGGGAAATCAGAAAATACATGCGGTGGGCAGACTACACAATGATCGCCACTACAACACTG TGCCTAACAAGAGCGCTTCGGGATGAACATCCAAGATTACTAATGGCAGCATCAACGTTGCTCCTACCATTCCAGCCCTTGATGGTCACAGCCCTCCACACTGGGATGATGGAG GTTTCATTTGCGAAACGAGCATCCACAGAGCCAGAGCTCAAGACGGCACATAACCTGCACAGGATGTCGTCTCTGCTGGGTGGTGCGCTGTTCATCGCCGATGATGTTTTCCCGCAGACCCCTTACATCCACGCTGCATGGCATCTAGCTGCAGCGTTAGGCGTCTGCACATGCAACAAGCTTCTTGAATGA